A window of the Lactuca sativa cultivar Salinas chromosome 5, Lsat_Salinas_v11, whole genome shotgun sequence genome harbors these coding sequences:
- the LOC128126036 gene encoding probable serine/threonine-protein kinase WNK11, which yields MKSYQVQMTKLKKWESGEADDKGHEDAIVVKETGDLLGAGAVKKVYRGFDQEEGRDVAWNQVKLRSFGGDPFVLKRLFSEIKLLQTLENENIIVLYSFWRDTKTSTLNFITEACASGNLRDYRKKRRRVSLKTLKNWSRQILRVKYEMRTLSQLHVSMGHSFVH from the exons ATGAAGTCATATCAAGTtcagatgacaaaattaaaaaaatgggaGTCGGGGGAGGCGGATGACAAAGGTCATGAGGATGCGATAGTGGTGAAAGAGACTGG TGATCTGTTAGGCGCTGGTGCAGTGAAGAAGGTGTACAGGGGATTTGAtcaagaagaaggaagggatgTGGCATGGAACCAAGTAAAACTAAGAAGCTTCGGTGGAGATCCATTTGTTCTCAAGAGACTCTTTTCAGAAATCAAATTGTTACAGACATTAGAGAATGAAAACATCATTGTTCTTTACAGTTTCTGGAGGGATACTAAAACCAGCACCTTGAACTTCATCACAGAGGCATGTGCTTCAGGTAATTTAAGGGATTACAGGAAGAAACGCAGACGGGTTTCATTGAAGACATTGAAGAATTGGTCAAGACAGATTTTGAGAGTGAAATATGAAATGAGAACTTTATctcag CTACATGTTTCAATGGGTCACAGTTTCGTCCATTGA
- the LOC111910255 gene encoding nuclear pore complex protein NUP50A yields the protein MGDTENTLPPSKKRAAGRELSRDNPGLDDEEDDILDQEPGTFKKASEEVLANRRIVKVRRKTPSAPSSNPFASIQLIPPTDPTPVTLTNVQETEKTASEAVEIESQDNAKKETENQEDGADQQPEIQKEEAECEAKKETETESNKVENDEKSTSFSSFQHLSSSQNAFTGLVGTGFSSSSFSFGSITKSENPSFPSFGSNGIEKSEGNKSMQEVHVETGEENERAVFTADSVLFEFLDGGWKERGKGELKVNVSRSGIGKARLVMRARGNYRLILNASIFPDMKLTNMEKKGITFACLNSTGEEGKDSLSTFALKFKDSSIVDEFRAMVTQHKGNTDTTTAVSSLKTPENSP from the coding sequence ATGGGGGACACAGAAAACACACTTCCACCATCCAAGAAAAGAGCTGCTGGAAGAGAATTATCAAGAGATAACCCTGGtcttgatgatgaagaagatgatatTCTTGATCAAGAACCAGGCACATTCAAGAAAGCTAGTGAAGAAGTACTAGCCAATAGAAGAATTGTAAAAGTCCGCAGAAAAACACCATCTGCACCTTCATCTAATCCTTTTGCATCAATCCAATTAATACCCCCTACAGATCCCACTCCTGTTACACTCACTAATGTTCAAGAAACTGAAAAGACAGCTTCAGAAGCGGTGGAAATAGAATCTCAAGATAATGCAAAAAAAGAAACTGAAAATCAAGAAGATGGTGCTGATCAACAACCTGAAATCCAAAAAGAGGAGGCTGAATGTGAGGCGAAAAAAGAGACTGAAACTGAAAGCAACAAAGTTGAAAATGATGAAAAAAGCACCAGCTTTAGCTCATTCCAACACCTTTCAAGTAGCCAAAATGCCTTCACTGGGCTTGTAGGAACAGGGTTTTCAAGTTCATCATTTTCATTTGGTTCAATTACAAAAAGTGAGAATCCAAGTTTCCCTTCTTTTGGTAGCAATGGAATTGAGAAAAGCGAGGGAAACAAATCCATGCAAGAAGTACACGTGGAAACAGGTGAGGAGAATGAAAGAGCTGTTTTCACAGCAGATTCTGTGCTGTTTGAGTTTCTTGATGGAGGGTGGAAAGAACGTGGGAAAGGGGAATTGAAAGTGAATGTTTCAAGAAGTGGAATTGGGAAAGCCAGACTTGTGATGAGAGCTAGAGGGAATTACAGATTGATATTGAATGCGAGTATCTTTCCTGATATGAAACTGACAAATATGGAAAAGAAAGGGATCACATTTGCTTGTTTGAATAGTACAGGTGAAGAAGGGAAAGATAGCCTTTCAACTTTTGCTTTGAAGTTTAAAGATTCTTCCATTGTTGATGAGTTTCGTGCTATGGTTACACAACACAAAGGCAATACAGATACAACAACAGCTGTTTCATCTTTGAAGACCCCTGAAAATTCTCCATGA